The Anabrus simplex isolate iqAnaSimp1 chromosome 1, ASM4041472v1, whole genome shotgun sequence genome window below encodes:
- the LOC137502434 gene encoding uncharacterized protein, whose amino-acid sequence MISIEQYRATVGGWQGRMKKEEMKLGRCYIDLERKGELLLSAAVILILLCIGGVELNPGPTPSRKEERENMDAFKRAVKEVVEEVGPFEQIKNMIKEQTREFERMEVWLREKTEGITVQVRHNTGEVAALREEIGRIEKENLKLKIEVEANTLHRRKKCLFIYGVPEELREDKVLTTYKVVDLIQGKLKLNFSEVDIDDVQRVGKIRGKRPIKLELFSTLMADAVVRSASNMQREKIWIKRDVGWETIRNEKILRKHKIRAINQGLRATIKGQELVVAGRNWKKIWTVNGLIDLDRRIKEDEEKVSSATKGRKVRSDISISMDLEMKAKRAEEEGSSAASSGENRQNTRSNSVSVIIGSSSEKCQERQSEVLSGSTNNGKERAVDGQCRREAEEQRGNEGKENEQQEAERAGCSGVVRQDQGIKVSPKLTYEYLAQNLSLSIGRDRRYTDNMMRARLKVVKNNNIVSK is encoded by the coding sequence atgattagtatagagcagtacagggcgacggtaggaggatggcagggaagaatgaagaaagaagaaatgaaattaggaaggtgttatattgatttggagagaaaaggtgaattattgctatcagcggcggtgattttaattttgctatgtattgggggggtcgaattgaacccaggcccgacccctagtagaaaggaagaaagggaaaatatggacgcattcaaaagagctgtaaaagaggtggtggaagaagttggcccttttgagcaaattaaaaatatgattaaggaacaaaccagggaatttgaaagaatggaggtatggttaagagagaaaacggaaggcataacagtacaagtgagacataacaccggagaagtggcagcattaagggaagaaataggacgaatagaaaaggaaaacttgaagctgaaaatagaagtggaagcaaatactttacatcgaagaaagaagtgcttatttatctatggtgtgcctgaagagttgagagaagacaaagtactgacaacttacaaagttgtggatttaatacaggggaagttgaaacttaattttagtgaagtagatatagatgatgtgcagagggtgggaaaaattaggggcaaaaggcctatcaaactagaactgttttctacgttgatggctgatgctgtggtaagaagtgcgagtaacatgcagagagagaaaatatggatcaagagagacgttggatgggagacgattaggaacgagaaaatacttagaaaacataagattcgtgcaataaatcaaggtttgagagcgactattaaagggcaagagctagtggtagcaggcagaaattggaagaaaatttggactgtaaatggactgattgacttagacaggaggataaaagaagacgaagaaaaagtgagtagtgcaacgaaaggtaggaaagtgaggagtgatatcagtattagtatggacttagagatgaaggcaaagcgggctgaagaagaagggagcagtgcagcgagtagtggagagaataggcaaaatacaagaagtaacagtgtaagtgtaattataggaagtagttctgaaaagtgtcaagagagacagagcgaggtgctaagtggaagtacgaacaacggtaaggaaagagcagtggacggacaatgcaggagagaggctgaagaacaaaggggtaatgagggaaaggagaatgagcaacaagaagccgagagagctgggtgtagtggtgtagttagacaagatcagggtataaaagtaagtccaaagctaacctatgagtacctcgcacagaatttgagtttgagcatagggagagatagaagatatacggacaatatgatgagagctaggttaaaagtagtaaaaaacaataatatagtgagtaagtaa